GCCAATGCGTGCAATATGATAGTTTCGAATtgtttaatgttaatgttaatcTAATGAAAATAGCTATGAATGAACATTTTGGTTATTTCGCTTGCATCTTTAGCATCTAAAGCATAGTCTTGTGAACAGATTTTAGAACTGCAAATTATTCGTCATCTTGTTTTGTGGTCACTGCTATCAGCTACTTCAGCTATTTTTAGTTcacattacttattttttaaaagtgaTGAAAAATTGATTCATAAGTAACTTGATTTCTACTTCCAGGTTTTTATTTCCGTGATGGGCGGAACTTCGCCATCGGTAAGGCGTACAGCAACAACTTCGGCAGCCAGGTATCCGGAGAAGCCTTGGTGAACGACGGCTCCGCGCAGGCCTACGGCAGTGCCTCCGGTAACCAGCTAGGCCGCGCCGACCTTGTCTACCCCGCCCAGGCCGAAATCGTCTACCCCGCCCAGGCCGACCTCGTCTACCCCGCCCAGGCCGACCACGTCTACCCAGCCCAGGCCAACGCCCAGGCCGAGCTCTATGACGCCCCCGCCTTCCCTGTCTACGGATCTGCAAAGGCTGTAGCCGAAGCTCAGAACGGCGAAGCCATTTTTTACGCTCCCGCCCCCGCTGCCATCATCTCTTATGAACAGAACTTTGCTCCCGCTGAGATCAGCTACGAAGTCCCGGTCGCTCAGTCCGCGCAGTCCACTGCTTCGATAAACGACGGTAGCGACTCTTCCATCGCTTCATCTTCATCCAATGGTGCTGGATCCGCCATTTCATCCGCCCGCACCCAAGAAATCGGCAGCTACAGGACTTATAGCAACGCCAACACCTACGACTCTGGCTTTGGTTCAGCCTCCTCGAACGCGAACTCAGGTGTAGGCTCGGCCATCACTGCCGCTCGGACTCAAGGCTTGAGCAACGGATACAGCTCTGCCACTTCACAGGCCGATGGCGGTCTGGCGAACCGCGCCACTGCTGACGCTCAATCTAACGGAGGATATGGATCAGCCTCTTCTATTGCCGACAACGCTCAAGGCTCCGCTATCAGCTCGGGTAAGACTCAAGGCTACACCGGCTCAGCTGCCTCCGACGCAGCCGTGAACACCGGATATGACAGCGCGATCTCTGCTGCTAAAGTCGCACCTGCGCCCCAGAAGACGATCCACTGGCGCTTCGGTACCCTCTACGGCACTCCTTCTCACATCAACACTCGCGCTCAGGCTAACGCTAACGGCTTCAACGCTGCCAAATCCACCGCCGACGTACACCAGGCCGGCTCCGCGCACTCCGCTGCTAACACTTACGGCTCGGACGGCtccgccaacgccaacgccaacgtgAACGAAGGCTACGGCTCCGCCAACTCCGAGGCCAACACCCAGGGCTCCGGTTTCGCCAAGAGCGCCGCCAACACTCAAGGATCTGGCTACGGCTCCGCTCAGTCTCAGGCCAACACTCACGGCGCCGGCTTCGGCGCGGCCAAGTCGTCTGCCAACACCGGTTACGGCTCTGCCAACGCTAACGCCGACGTCAACGGAGGATCTGGTTTCGCGAAGTCCGCAGCCAACAACGGCTTGGGTTACGGATCGGCCGTATCTTCAGCCAACAGCAATGGTTTCGGGTCGACGCGCTCGGACGCCAACGTCGCGGGCTCCGCCTTCAGCGCCAGCAACGCTGCGCGCCTCGCCGCCGTGTCGTCCGCACGCTCGCAGGGCGTGGACGCGGCCTACAGGGTGGCCAACTCCGCCGCCAACACGCACGGGTTCGGCTCGGCGTACGCTAACGCTAGAGTTCACTAAGTCAAACAGCAAATTAGCAAGTACAACAAGATGACAAATGACTGAAATGACTTATCTTGATGTATTGCCTCGAAAGACTTACTTTAATTtagtgaaattatttatttttagctttAAGGATGACTGCGGTGGTGTAATAAAGACTTTCGTTTACTTctgttttttatttgaaaatattccttaattgaataaagagattCCTTAATTACTAATCACAATACTGAAATAAATAGGTAATGCAATAGAAGAAATAACCAGCAGAGTgcagataaaaaataatgctaacaggggcccatttctcaaaCGGTATTAggctaataaataatattagtccacgaactgtcaaatcgtatgggttgccgTTGCAGAAATGGGTCCGAGGGGCCTATTTGCATAACAAAATGCAAGCTaataatattagtaattttgtatgtaatttcCCGTTGTTTTATAgtatttcatcacacttgctcgtaaacGGCGTTATAAGTAGTATGCCAGCATACTGAGATGGAATGAGCTATATTATGGTCATGGGCGTAAtgagtggcggatttgccctaaggcccagtaggcccgggcctagggcggcaagatatttaggggcggcaaattgggacaaaaaatttgctgatgataacaagaaataactcaaaatgtaggtaGTCAGTATGATAGGTGCTGGGAAAGGGGTGGCTACAGGgggtgccccttaatacgcctaacattaattgtcataatatgaattcgcataacagttttggcataacataattgtgcataacattgaacaggcataatattaaaaaagcataacacttattgcgcattataatgaatccgcataatttaaatatgcataacattattaactataactttgtttggcacaaaatgaattagtataattaattaatcaagAGAATAAGATGGTTCGGGGCAAAACCAACTCGGTTAGGTCAGGTTCACAAGGCTAAGGCAGGATCGAGCGAAACAAAGCGAAGCTTTTGTAACAAGTATGTAATAATCTTTTTGCTGTAAAACATTAGGCGTAGTAAGTTTgtgttcttttttttaatagtttttgttttttttaggttttagaaataattttcatattttgatttcttgtgcaaatttttttaaaatgcaatttagaccttttttttttcaaatgtaataatcatttatttatatacaatatatatacagtggtactactaaacgaaattaataactagcttaaatctaaaataggccctttaggcattgtaccaaggatgctggaggcatttcctcgctgtatcgcaatgctgatacgttgtgcgaggtagccgccagctccagttacgtcaaccagacacttcgcgatttctgcgaacaacttatgcgcgctgggaccccatggacctagagtttcaactccaaatggtacaaaatggtactctctaccgaggctcttatatctgttacgttttagaatttcggcgctttccgcctcTCCGctcgcttttacagtagtccgttggagccttggaggtgggacggtgccagtgtgtctacgcaggtagcatcccacaccaacatccgtcccaagctccaaggaactaaggacactccatcgggcctcttgccatcatctctgataatgccagtcggctcgagaagagcaggcacattgatggtggcaagagaccgacggactatgtcattaagcgacgcatgtctcgaaaaacggcctgcacttttttgacaagataatccgtggtgtcccagtcggtccacgtccgtgccacaagagcatatgtgtggcgtacacaccgaaaccccgagtcgcaaaccagtcgccagtctaagggaggccggatccaagaaagtagacctattttaatgatttttttatcaagCTAAAGTCAAAAACTCAGGATTCGAAGGCATTATGGCAATGGGCATAATGTTCTTTTTATATCATCATCTACTCAAATTCAATGAAAGAAGGTATAAATGAGTTCgacttttaaaatatatatacttttaaattacctatttttttgtccgtttaaaaatatttaatttgattaatttaatagtcgtttcaaatatttataaacaatttTCAATCGTGGCTGAATGCCGGATGGATACGTGACAATATGGCGGATGAATGtttgaatatagttttttcCTCACCAGGTGATTAAAAACAATGTGTGTGCGACGTGCCACGGGGTACAAGAATTACGAACTCGTGTTAATTATTAACACTTGTTCGTAACTTCTTGTTTACCGCCCTTATAATACACAATGTATCTACTATTAAAACAAccaaatatacatttttatagcagttataaactctttaaataatGGGTAATAAAGGGTAATGGGGATTAGCATGTTAGTATCAGAACGTAGTAAGTACCTGTACTAATTTAAGAtcattttgataacacacgaaAACAAACTGAATTGACCCCTAAAAGCTACATGGATTGGCGgtatgctaccggtgttcatcgatttataagacgttataaCGTCAAAAACATACCTATCTACTCGTAGTTCTTCCTCAAATAAACAAATTTCTTGGGACCTATTCGACTCGTCAGGTTGACAGGTCATGACTTGACCgtatgtataaaatataaaaatgtgatgACCGCGTCACGGTCATCGTGATCTGACtgaaccacagaataagtaatagtactaggtacagaagactcactctctaacaaaacgcgtctgttacgatcaccacagatatgaccgctaggtggcgacagcgccacgcgcggcttatggcaaaccccaaaattggggccgaacggatgtacttttagctacctgtagcaaagcgacgaaatcgcggagtgagccacgcctgactgaACTGAAAAGTCGAATAGACCCCGAAACGAATGCTAGCAATTACTGCTATTTATttaaggcttattattaaccaggcaactaaaatattaatcaggaactttcactgggcatataataatataatttggctgtgcattaatattttagcaccaataaatttatattagcctcaaatttaagcatcatattattaaaaaactggcagcaaaatcaagacACCCAAATAAATTGAAGGGAACTTGAAtttgataggttggcgtctaaaataataagttggcaactaatattgtaaagcgatcataaaattaggttgtttatacattttgtacataaacagaatacctaagatacatatatacataagctttaaatactccatttttaaataatttaaatttaaacatatgcatacctagtactttaaattgacaaatttcctaatccacaaaacaccacaaatttatttactatacgtaaataataatactataaTACCCTACTATACTCACTATACTTATAgacgaaattcctaatcatgtaacacctaatggccattatatcATTAGGTctttacatttttaattactaattccaatagttaccactgtgttctgccagagtcaaaagataggtgcgacgacgagcgaagcgaggaggagcgtgttaggttgaccgtgtactCCGTGTAtatagtgaccaaacaaaatattttaaggaacttcatttttaaattaatagatagccttagatttctttttaaaatgtgcttcataaatagaCTCCAATATAAAAATTCAGtagccaaataaatatttggtacctgcctacaaacaaaagctgtaacggcattaaaatacaactcatattgatatattttaaagctccgttttagttgccaaactattaattttagtacccatttctattattttaaactacccaaattcgattaattagttgaccggttaaatacgtgcctttaTGTAATACGCAAAGCTTTTTTTCCACCGATCTCTGCATAGGTAGAccagtgggcgcagcacggttccatttttatcgtctatcactatgcgcgtccctttcgcacttacatacttgttagaacgtgacaggcatggtgacaagggataaaaacgcgaccgtgctacgccgccaggTATCGGATCCATGGGAAGTAAGTGAGTCCCTGTTTCCACAATTTGACGCACAACTTTGAAGCATTTTTGAggaaaaggagaatgtttataatttattcgaaaaaatgtatacgatttgacagttcttaATGGTCACAGGTTCTGTATGGAGGAGTTATTAGATATTATTAgattaaatattatgtttatttgtaATTGAAAGTTACCTACATGTTATTTTACTTAAAGTGACACAAATTCAcataaaaatcgaaaaacgtAACGACTAGTGCCTCTGTGAGCTGCAGACCTCGCGATAAGCTTATGTTTAAACGGTGCCTATCTCGTCGCTAATAATTGATTcaattgattgtcctaatgttacgcataaaactcTTTTCGCATAATTTTTCTCCAGCTGAAACAGAAAGTACATATTTTGCATAAGTTGTGTAGAATAGGgcaggttaggtttgttttataatttttcagaaaTGTTAATATTTTCAGCATAAATAATCACAATTATGCGAAATTTGTTTTATGCGGTAACATTACATTAGACAAcaattattatgcgacccaTAAGAGctgcttaaataatgtaaataaacatTAACTTGCTTGCCTTGTCATTATTTCACAGCGAAGTCACAATGGTCTTAAAAGCCATAAATTCTAATACTGGCGCTTAAGTAGTTTATGCCAGTTTCCGCCATGTTGACCTTTTTCCAAAATAACGAAACGACAGaatctatcgaacctgctcatCGGAAGAATGCGACCTTAAGAAGAGAAAATCCggatatacgaaagcatttttgcctaagctgaaatggagaccttcgctaacgttCGTTCAATAATAATGACAGGTAAcctacaaataataaaaattaaaataatataagtaatcATAAAGTCAACAATTACATATAGAATTCGTTGCTTTATTTCCGATGATTTGTACCTACTACGCTACTACTAGACTGTTAGTGCAGAAAATCTCAATTTCTAAAGATATAATGGCGGCCGCGAAAAttgaaataagtaggtacattgatTTTTATTGAGCCAGTTTGGTGGAGAGTTTTGTTCGTATTAAGTATTACagtttatgaaattatgactcaCGTCTCACGTTGTTCAAGTTTTTCAGCTGTCTAATTACGCTCCATTGCAATAAATCTCTAATGCAAAACCACCATTTCTAACGATAGCTAGAGAAGGGGCGCGTGGTATTTAAGCATGGAGAAATGCTCTCACCGCATCCACTCGCCCGTGTCCTCCCGACAACACACCATGGCAGCCAAGCTGATCGTTGTAGCGACCGCCCTCGCCCTGTGCCAGGCTACCCCGGCCCTATACAACGGTAGGTTGGGTAAACACCACAGAAGAAAGGTCCtgattgatttaattttaaattctaAGCTTTTCTTAGAATTGGATATGGAGTGTAATTCAATTGTTTTCGTCAGCTATATGCTTTTAGAACTATAGTTTAAGTTCTTGACCCTTCAATAGTTACACATTTGAAATTTGAGCTTAAAACAAGTTCGGCGATTCACCGCGCTTCATTTACTAACCGGCCTTGACGTTTGATCACAAAAAGTTGTTTTGAACTAAACACGTGTATTTAATTAAATGCTGATAATTATTGATGTCTGAAGTATAAACTTTTATATTTCTATGTAGACTGGATCTTTTTGGAGCAGCGCCATTTAAGTAAATTTCTTAAAAGTGAGATCTTGTGGACGTTTTTGATTCCAGGTTTCTTATACCGTGATGGTCGGAATTTTGCGATCAGCAAGGCATACAGCAACAACCTCGGCAACCAGGCCTCCGGAGAAGCCTCGGCGAGAGACGGCTCCGCGCAGGCCTACGGCAGCGCCTCCGGCAACCAGCTCACCCGCGCCGACCTTGTCTACCCCTCCCAGGCCAGCGCCCAGGCCGAGCTCTACAACGCCCCCGCCATCCCCGTATACGGATCCGCTAAGGCTGTAGCTGAAGCTCAGAACGGTGGAGCCATTTTTTACGCTCCCGCTACGAACCGCGCCACCGCTGACGCTCAATCTAACGGAGGATATGGATCTGCCTCTTCTACTGCCAACAACGCTCAAGGCTCCGCTATCAGCTCGGCTAAGACTCAAGGCTACATCGGCTCAGCTGCCTCCGATGCAGCCGTGAACACCGGATACGACAATGCAATCTCTGCCACTAAAGTCGCACCTGCGCCCCAGAAGAGGATCCACTGGCGCTTCGGAACCCTCTACGGCACTCCTTCTCACATCAACACTCGCGCTCAGGCTGACGCTAACGGCTTCAACGCTGCCAAATCCACCGCTGACGTGCACCAGGCCGGCTCCGCGCACTCCGCCGCCAACACTTACGGCTCGGACGGCtccgccaacgccaacgccaacgtgAACGGAGGCTACGGCTCCGCCAACCGCGATGCCAACACCTACGGCTCCGGTTTCGCCAAGAGCGCCGCCAACACTCAAGGATCTGGCTACGGCTCCGCTCAGTCTCAGGCCAACACTCACGGCGCCGGCTTCGGCGCGGCCAAGTCGTCTGCCAACACCGGTTACGGCTCTGCCAACGCTAACGCCGACGTCAACGGAGGAGCTGGTTTCGCGAAGTCCGCAGCCAACAACGGTTATGGATCAGCAGTTTCTTCAGCCAACACCAATGGCTTCGGGTCGGCGCGCTCGGACACCAACACGCACGGATTCGGCTCGGCGCACGCTAACGCTAGAGTTAACTAAGTCAAAACAACCAATAGGTAACCAAGTACAGCAAGATGACAAATTACTTATCTTGATGTACTTCCTCGCAagacttaatttattttagttaagttatttatttgttagcTTTAAAGATGACCGAGGTGGTGAAATAAAAGACTTtcgtttatttttgtttttaatcagATACCTTTATTCACAATCACAATACGTACtcacagattcagattcagattcattTATTTCTCAATAAGTATTACATGTGTTTTTATTACAACCGAATATaaagataaatacatattaagaTCGCTAAAATAATATCATAGTTCATAATTATCTAGGTACTCCCAGCAGACAGCAGGTTGCTCTCAAATGtactaatagggaatattacgcaaaactctgcgtagggggcgccactagcacaaatagagggcctaccgcgaaccacgaaaatctaaatttcgttatctgcctttcTGTCACTCTTGCATCttcgatagagagacagataacgaaatttcgattttggcGTTTCGCTACAGGTCctcttgcatatttgagcgatagacACGTTTCTCAGTAGGCCCTCTGTTTGTGCCCCCTATGTAGAGTTTTATATCAAATTATCTGTGAAAACTGCCAAAAAACTCTTCCAGgcatagtatgtataagttactctactTATGGTTTACGATTTGTGccagtgctgcactctggcggcagaacatagCATTGCCCCCTATTATATAAAAGGTAcctataaaaatgtttttgggGCTATCTTTCTTTGAAAACAATtgtgtacctatttaatattcTAACGCAATTTTTGATTAGCTTTTGGAGTAAGATAACCCAGCAATTAGAGttgcctccagaatctcgcgaactaaattgacaggtcaatgtgcactaatgataccacagtttggccagtgctgtgcatatcgatattttcaaaaaattagAGAATATCGCGAAAATTCACCGCTAGGGGCGCTACTGTTGCGCGGTCAGTTAATATTTATCTTTAAGTAATAAGTTATTTTACAAATGTTACTTACTTGATATTTCGAAAATTGtgcaattttatagtaatagagacAAGGAT
This genomic interval from Cydia splendana chromosome 4, ilCydSple1.2, whole genome shotgun sequence contains the following:
- the LOC134790001 gene encoding ice nucleation protein-like, encoding MRQRGNTSKVRRGARYLSMEKCSHRIHSPVSSRQHIMAAKLIVVATALALCQATPALYNGKVSGEALVNDGSAQAYGSASGNQLGRADLVYPAQAEIVYPAQADLVYPAQADHVYPAQANAQAELYDAPAFPVYGSAKAVAEAQNGEAIFYAPAPAAIISYEQNFAPAEISYEVPVAQSAQSTASINDGSDSSIASSSSNGAGSAISSARTQEIGSYRTYSNANTYDSGFGSASSNANSGVGSAITAARTQGLSNGYSSATSQADGGLANRATADAQSNGGYGSASSIADNAQGSAISSGKTQGYTGSAASDAAVNTGYDSAISAAKVAPAPQKTIHWRFGTLYGTPSHINTRAQANANGFNAAKSTADVHQAGSAHSAANTYGSDGSANANANVNEGYGSANSEANTQGSGFAKSAANTQGSGYGSAQSQANTHGAGFGAAKSSANTGYGSANANADVNGGSGFAKSAANNGLGYGSAVSSANSNGFGSTRSDANVAGSAFSASNAARLAAVSSARSQGVDAAYRVANSAANTHGFGSAYANARVH
- the LOC134790002 gene encoding peroxisomal membrane protein PEX13-like, producing the protein MEKCSHRIHSPVSSRQHTMAAKLIVVATALALCQATPALYNGRLGFLYRDGRNFAISKAYSNNLGNQASGEASARDGSAQAYGSASGNQLTRADLVYPSQASAQAELYNAPAIPVYGSAKAVAEAQNGGAIFYAPATNRATADAQSNGGYGSASSTANNAQGSAISSAKTQGYIGSAASDAAVNTGYDNAISATKVAPAPQKRIHWRFGTLYGTPSHINTRAQADANGFNAAKSTADVHQAGSAHSAANTYGSDGSANANANVNGGYGSANRDANTYGSGFAKSAANTQGSGYGSAQSQANTHGAGFGAAKSSANTGYGSANANADVNGGAGFAKSAANNGYGSAVSSANTNGFGSARSDTNTHGFGSAHANARVN